A region of Sulfuricella denitrificans skB26 DNA encodes the following proteins:
- a CDS encoding M16 family metallopeptidase, producing the protein MHIKFMELVFAGLLLVATAAQAALPIQHWRMDNGVRVIFIENHDLPLLDVSVEFPAGDSRDDKSSPGLASMTHHLLTLGAGGMTEEEISRRMADIGASLGGSFDQDRAGLRLRTLSGERERGQALEIMAKSLQFPAFPEAVLAREKTRSIAELKEAKTQPDFIAGRLFNSMIYGTHPYALSSMVEPESIAALRREDLVGFYRAHYRADEAVVAVIGDVTPAQAREIAAQLTAALPRAEGELQSLPVVAMSMGETRKIAHPATQSHILIGQPGMTRTDPDYFPLYVGNYILGGGGFASRLIEEVRQKRGLVYSVYSYFLPLQQSGPFQIGLQTKREQAEEALVVVRKTLRDFIAKGPTEDELKKARQNIVGGFPLRLDSNKKILDYLAVIGFYRLPLSYLDDFSGNVEKVTVAQIRDAFTRRIQPDNMATVVVGADEAK; encoded by the coding sequence ATGCACATTAAATTCATGGAGTTGGTTTTTGCTGGTCTGCTGCTCGTTGCCACCGCCGCCCAAGCGGCATTGCCGATTCAGCATTGGCGGATGGACAATGGCGTGCGTGTGATTTTCATCGAGAACCACGACCTGCCGTTGCTGGATGTCAGCGTCGAGTTTCCTGCCGGTGACAGCCGGGATGACAAGTCCAGCCCGGGCCTGGCGAGCATGACGCATCATCTGCTTACCCTGGGCGCTGGAGGGATGACCGAGGAAGAGATTTCCCGTCGAATGGCCGATATCGGTGCCAGCCTGGGTGGCAGTTTCGATCAGGATCGAGCCGGACTGCGCCTGCGCACTTTGAGTGGCGAGCGGGAGCGCGGCCAGGCTTTGGAGATCATGGCCAAGTCGCTGCAATTCCCGGCTTTCCCTGAGGCGGTGCTGGCGCGGGAGAAAACCCGATCCATCGCTGAACTCAAGGAAGCCAAGACCCAACCGGACTTCATCGCTGGGAGGTTGTTCAATTCTATGATCTATGGAACCCATCCTTATGCGCTATCCTCCATGGTTGAGCCGGAATCGATCGCCGCACTGCGACGCGAGGATCTGGTTGGTTTCTACCGCGCGCATTATCGCGCTGATGAGGCAGTTGTTGCCGTGATCGGCGATGTTACTCCGGCTCAGGCCAGAGAAATTGCCGCTCAGCTAACAGCGGCTTTGCCGCGGGCTGAAGGCGAGCTGCAGTCCTTGCCAGTGGTGGCCATGTCCATGGGGGAAACTCGTAAAATAGCCCATCCCGCCACGCAGAGCCATATTCTCATCGGGCAGCCGGGCATGACGCGCACAGACCCAGATTATTTCCCGCTTTATGTCGGCAACTACATCCTGGGCGGGGGCGGCTTCGCCTCGCGTTTGATCGAGGAAGTCAGGCAAAAGCGCGGACTGGTATACAGCGTCTATAGCTATTTTCTGCCGTTGCAGCAAAGCGGGCCGTTCCAGATTGGCCTGCAGACCAAGCGTGAGCAAGCCGAAGAGGCGCTGGTCGTAGTGCGCAAAACCTTGCGGGATTTCATAGCCAAAGGGCCAACTGAGGACGAGCTGAAGAAGGCCAGGCAAAATATCGTGGGGGGCTTTCCGTTGCGATTGGACAGCAATAAAAAAATCCTCGATTACCTGGCTGTAATCGGGTTTTACCGGCTGCCACTTTCCTATCTGGATGACTTTTCCGGCAATGTTGAAAAAGTGACGGTTGCCCAAATCAGGGATGCTTTTACCCGCCGCATCCAGCCGGATAACATGGCGACCGTGGTCGTCGGTGCGGACGAGGCGAAATAG
- the ccoS gene encoding cbb3-type cytochrome oxidase assembly protein CcoS: MTPILIYLLGMAAVMIFVAGIGIFWAIKNGQFEDMEGPAQRILMDDDDPRIPRYADSRSKRQKVDVAG, translated from the coding sequence ATGACACCGATACTGATCTATTTGCTGGGCATGGCCGCGGTGATGATTTTTGTCGCTGGTATTGGTATTTTCTGGGCGATCAAGAATGGTCAGTTCGAGGACATGGAAGGCCCGGCCCAGCGCATCCTGATGGATGACGACGACCCTCGAATTCCGCGGTACGCAGATTCTCGATCTAAGAGGCAAAAAGTTGACGTAGCGGGGTGA
- a CDS encoding M16 family metallopeptidase: MQRKKTLIRCIWLLAAILPFQAMATVHEYKLANGMKVIVKEDHRAPVVVSQVWYRAGSMDEFNGTTGVAHVLEHMMFKGTKAVPAGEFSKIVAAAGGRENAFTSRDHTAYFEQLQKSKLELSLKLEADRMHNLVLLPQEFAKEIKVVMEERRMRTEDKPQALVYETLMAAAYEAHPYHHPIIGWMNDLENMTADDARDWYRRWYAPNNATLVVVGDVKPQEVLKLAKRYFGKIRPVALPQRKPQAEPDQRGIKRVTVKAPAKLPYLAMSYHTPSLRDPVNDHEPYSLEVLAGVLDGHASARLNQALVREQQVAVSTGAGYDLISRGPSTFILDGAPAEGKSVAELETAIREQIEKIKRDGVTEEELQRVKAQVIAAQVYQRDSMFYQAMLIGEVETAGLPLNTLETRLEKLKVVTAGQVQEVARKYLIDDRLTVAVLDPQPMDGVKPVKPVSGGRHAH, translated from the coding sequence GTGCAGCGTAAAAAAACATTGATCCGGTGCATCTGGTTGCTGGCGGCGATATTACCGTTCCAGGCCATGGCGACTGTCCATGAATACAAGCTGGCCAATGGCATGAAGGTGATCGTCAAGGAAGACCATCGTGCGCCAGTGGTGGTTTCGCAAGTATGGTATCGCGCCGGTAGCATGGATGAGTTCAATGGCACGACCGGCGTGGCGCACGTCCTGGAACACATGATGTTCAAGGGAACCAAGGCGGTCCCTGCCGGTGAGTTCTCGAAGATTGTCGCGGCGGCTGGCGGACGGGAAAACGCTTTCACCAGCCGTGATCACACGGCCTATTTTGAGCAGCTACAAAAATCGAAGCTGGAGCTTTCATTGAAACTGGAAGCCGACCGGATGCATAACCTGGTACTTTTGCCGCAGGAGTTTGCGAAAGAGATCAAGGTGGTGATGGAGGAGCGGCGAATGCGCACAGAAGACAAACCGCAGGCGCTGGTCTATGAAACACTGATGGCGGCAGCCTACGAGGCTCATCCTTACCATCACCCGATCATCGGCTGGATGAATGATCTGGAAAACATGACAGCAGACGATGCCAGGGATTGGTATCGTCGCTGGTATGCGCCAAACAATGCCACGTTGGTGGTAGTGGGAGACGTCAAACCTCAGGAGGTGCTGAAACTGGCCAAGCGTTATTTCGGCAAAATTCGTCCGGTTGCCCTGCCCCAGCGCAAACCCCAGGCCGAACCAGATCAGCGCGGCATCAAGCGTGTGACCGTTAAAGCCCCCGCCAAGCTGCCCTATCTTGCCATGAGCTACCACACGCCCTCCCTGCGAGATCCGGTTAACGACCACGAGCCTTACTCGCTGGAGGTGCTGGCAGGCGTGCTGGACGGCCATGCCTCGGCGCGACTCAATCAGGCGCTGGTGCGGGAGCAGCAGGTTGCGGTGTCGACCGGGGCCGGGTATGACCTGATTTCGCGCGGACCTTCGACGTTCATCCTGGACGGAGCCCCCGCCGAGGGCAAGAGTGTTGCCGAACTGGAAACGGCAATCCGCGAGCAGATTGAGAAGATCAAACGGGATGGGGTGACCGAGGAGGAGCTGCAGCGTGTCAAGGCACAAGTGATCGCAGCTCAGGTCTATCAGCGCGATTCGATGTTCTACCAGGCGATGCTGATCGGCGAGGTGGAAACAGCTGGACTGCCTCTGAACACGCTGGAAACGCGCCTTGAGAAACTCAAGGTGGTCACCGCCGGTCAAGTGCAGGAGGTGGCGCGCAAGTACCTGATCGACGACCGCCTTACCGTGGCGGTGCTCGACCCGCAACCGATGGATGGCGTGAAGCCGGTGAAACCTGTTTCGGGAGGACGTCATGCACATTAA
- the coaD gene encoding pantetheine-phosphate adenylyltransferase translates to MALRAVYPGTFDPITLGHEDLVRRAIRLFDEVIVAVADSQSKKPYFTVEERVAMAREVLADVPKVTVVGFSGLLMNFLRENDARVVLRGLRAVSDFEYEFQLAGMNRSLYSEVETVFLTPSDQYMFISAGMVREIALLGGDVSQFVQPSVKARLQHKIFS, encoded by the coding sequence ATGGCGCTTAGAGCGGTTTACCCTGGTACATTCGACCCGATTACCCTCGGCCATGAGGACTTGGTACGGCGTGCTATTCGATTGTTCGACGAGGTGATCGTCGCGGTAGCGGACAGCCAGAGCAAGAAGCCCTATTTTACCGTGGAAGAGCGGGTGGCCATGGCGAGGGAAGTCCTGGCCGATGTGCCCAAGGTAACAGTGGTGGGATTTTCCGGGCTGCTGATGAATTTCTTGCGCGAGAACGATGCGCGCGTGGTGCTGCGGGGCTTGCGCGCAGTTTCGGATTTTGAATACGAATTTCAGCTGGCGGGAATGAACCGGAGCCTGTACTCCGAGGTCGAAACGGTATTCCTGACGCCATCGGATCAATATATGTTTATTTCGGCCGGCATGGTCAGGGAGATTGCGCTGCTGGGCGGGGATGTCAGCCAGTTTGTGCAACCCTCAGTCAAGGCAAGGCTGCAACACAAGATTTTTTCTTAA
- the rpoH gene encoding RNA polymerase sigma factor RpoH: MTNALLAISIPSAAGSLESYIQSVKAMPVLSAEEEQELALRLKRDNDVEAARMLVVSHLRVVVNIARGYMGYGLPQADLIQEGNIGLMKAVRRFDGERGVRLVSFAIHWIRAEMHEYILRNWRLVKVATTKAQRKLFFNLRSMKKGLGYLGPDEVNSIAKDLGVKPEEVVEMESRMGGQDISMETHGGDEDEGTGPIAYLAADATNEPAALLEQEQTSQQRERGLSSALQGLDDRSRRIIEARWLTEDASSTLHELAAEYGVSAERIRQIEQKALQKMKTAIVAEAT; encoded by the coding sequence ATGACGAATGCTTTATTAGCCATTTCCATCCCTTCTGCTGCCGGCAGCCTGGAAAGCTATATCCAGTCGGTCAAGGCAATGCCAGTGTTAAGTGCCGAGGAAGAACAAGAGCTGGCGTTACGACTGAAGCGCGACAACGATGTGGAAGCAGCACGGATGCTGGTGGTTTCACACCTGCGCGTGGTCGTGAACATCGCACGCGGCTACATGGGTTACGGCCTGCCCCAGGCGGACCTGATTCAGGAAGGCAATATCGGCCTGATGAAAGCCGTGCGCCGCTTCGACGGTGAGCGCGGCGTGCGCCTGGTTTCCTTTGCCATCCACTGGATCCGCGCCGAGATGCACGAATACATCCTGCGCAACTGGCGCCTGGTCAAGGTCGCCACCACCAAGGCGCAGCGCAAACTGTTCTTCAATCTGCGCAGCATGAAAAAGGGACTCGGCTACCTCGGCCCGGATGAGGTTAACAGCATCGCAAAAGACTTGGGCGTGAAGCCGGAGGAAGTGGTGGAAATGGAAAGCCGCATGGGCGGTCAGGATATCTCCATGGAAACTCACGGCGGTGACGAGGATGAAGGCACCGGCCCGATCGCCTATCTTGCGGCCGACGCAACCAACGAACCGGCGGCCCTGCTGGAGCAGGAACAAACCAGCCAGCAGCGCGAACGCGGCCTGTCCAGCGCTTTGCAGGGCCTCGACGACCGCAGTCGCCGCATCATCGAGGCGCGCTGGCTCACCGAGGACGCGAGCTCCACACTGCATGAGCTCGCTGCTGAGTATGGCGTGTCCGCGGAACGCATTCGCCAGATCGAGCAAAAAGCCTTACAGAAAATGAAAACAGCGATTGTAGCTGAGGCCACCTGA
- a CDS encoding dynamin family protein — protein MAHDDLVAHFEAYSAWRSRLTDNVGDFRNWLNEQELNDAQTDQRIQHLLDRLHDDKLNVAFVAEFSRGKSELINAIFFADYGQRLLPSSAGRTTMCPTELMYEEGREPCIQLLPIETRGADTTTTEYKRYLDEWKILPLDIESSDAMVNAFLQVSQTKRVSLDEAARYGLYNEKDENNIVTVHEDGTVDIPCWRHAIINFPHPLLKQGLVILDTPGLNAIGTEPELTLNLLPNAHAVLFILAADTGVTKSDIEVWRNHIGNQQGHQKGRLVVLNKIDGLWDELKTTEAIESELDKQVTTSASLLGIKPDYVFPVSAQKGLLAKINQDEPLLEKSRLLALEKSLSDELIPSKQEIVRDNTRGEVEYMEENIRSILDARLAGVREQLDELLGLRGKNEDVIEHMMSKVKKDKEDFEKGLQRFQALRSVFSQQTNILFAHLGMDALKTEVKKTRVAMVEAKFTKGMRDAMSQFFKDANDNIAQSARQVEEIKGMMGAMYRKFNEEHGLSQTAPAQFSTLKYHKEIARLEKAYNEHFNTVLNMLTHEKFSITTKFFETLANRVVHVYEVANKDVENWLKAIMAPMETQVREHQLHLRRRLESIKRIHKATDTLEDRISELQYMEGGILQQLQDLSLLQQQIANSLAYEQETQPVAASA, from the coding sequence ATGGCACACGATGATCTGGTCGCGCATTTCGAAGCCTACAGCGCTTGGCGCAGCCGCCTGACTGACAACGTCGGCGACTTTCGCAACTGGCTCAACGAGCAGGAACTGAACGACGCGCAAACGGATCAGCGCATCCAGCACTTGCTCGACCGACTCCACGACGACAAGCTCAACGTGGCCTTTGTCGCCGAATTCTCGCGCGGCAAATCCGAGCTGATCAACGCCATTTTCTTTGCCGATTACGGCCAGCGATTGCTGCCTTCGAGCGCCGGGCGCACCACCATGTGCCCGACCGAACTGATGTACGAGGAAGGTCGCGAACCCTGCATCCAGTTGCTGCCCATCGAAACCCGTGGCGCCGACACCACCACCACGGAGTACAAGCGCTACCTCGACGAATGGAAAATTCTGCCGCTCGACATCGAGTCGAGCGATGCCATGGTCAATGCCTTCCTGCAGGTGAGTCAAACCAAGCGGGTCAGCCTGGATGAAGCCGCACGCTATGGCCTGTATAACGAAAAAGATGAAAATAACATCGTTACCGTGCATGAAGACGGCACGGTGGACATTCCCTGCTGGCGCCATGCCATCATCAACTTCCCGCATCCGCTGCTGAAGCAGGGCCTGGTCATCCTCGACACGCCGGGTCTCAACGCCATCGGCACCGAGCCGGAACTGACCCTGAACCTGCTGCCCAACGCTCATGCAGTGTTGTTCATTCTCGCCGCCGACACCGGCGTCACCAAGTCCGACATCGAAGTCTGGCGCAATCACATCGGCAACCAGCAGGGGCACCAGAAGGGTCGCCTGGTGGTACTGAACAAAATCGATGGCCTGTGGGACGAGCTAAAAACTACCGAGGCCATCGAAAGCGAACTCGACAAACAAGTCACCACCAGCGCCAGTCTGCTCGGTATCAAGCCTGATTATGTCTTCCCTGTTTCCGCACAGAAGGGGTTGCTCGCCAAGATCAATCAGGACGAACCTCTACTCGAAAAAAGCCGTTTGCTGGCGCTGGAAAAATCGCTCAGCGACGAGCTCATCCCCTCCAAGCAGGAAATCGTCCGGGACAATACCCGAGGTGAAGTCGAGTACATGGAGGAAAACATCCGCTCGATTCTGGATGCGCGCCTTGCCGGCGTACGCGAGCAACTGGATGAACTGCTCGGACTGCGCGGCAAGAACGAAGACGTGATCGAGCACATGATGTCCAAAGTGAAGAAGGACAAGGAGGATTTCGAAAAAGGCCTGCAACGCTTCCAGGCGCTGCGCAGCGTATTCTCCCAGCAGACCAACATCCTGTTCGCTCACCTCGGCATGGATGCGCTCAAGACCGAGGTCAAGAAGACCCGTGTCGCCATGGTCGAAGCCAAATTCACCAAGGGCATGCGCGATGCCATGAGCCAATTTTTCAAGGACGCCAACGACAACATCGCCCAATCCGCCAGACAGGTCGAAGAAATCAAGGGCATGATGGGCGCGATGTACAGGAAATTCAACGAGGAGCACGGCTTAAGTCAGACGGCTCCCGCCCAATTCTCGACCCTGAAATATCACAAGGAAATTGCCCGGCTGGAAAAAGCCTACAACGAGCACTTCAACACCGTGCTCAACATGCTGACTCACGAAAAATTTTCCATCACCACGAAATTTTTCGAAACCTTGGCGAACCGGGTGGTGCATGTATACGAAGTCGCAAACAAGGATGTGGAAAACTGGCTGAAGGCGATCATGGCACCGATGGAAACCCAGGTACGCGAGCATCAACTCCATTTGCGCCGCCGCCTGGAAAGCATCAAACGCATCCACAAGGCAACCGACACACTGGAGGACCGTATTTCCGAACTGCAATACATGGAAGGCGGTATCCTCCAGCAGTTGCAGGATTTGTCCTTGCTGCAGCAGCAGATTGCCAACTCGCTTGCCTACGAGCAAGAAACACAGCCCGTTGCGGCAAGCGCCTGA
- the ftsX gene encoding permease-like cell division protein FtsX — MNWLSQHRLALGLILGRFVRAPFSSLLAMMVFGVTLSLPLGLYTLIENVKAVADNVSLEPQITVFMSVGADAGSTRQVESRLKELNTIKQFRFIPRDRALQELLQSTGLVDVAAGLERNPLPDAFVIEPKNINPGELEKLRKDLTKLPKVDKVLLDTAWAERLNAMVRLGRDVTLILAILLGFALVVITSNTIRLQILSQREEIEVSTLIGATDAFIRRPFLYHGALQGLGGGIAAWLIVSLGLQLLNVGIADLAKLYTTQFRLLPLDSVDILSLLLFSSLLGWLGAFLAVGRHLRRIEPRA; from the coding sequence ATGAACTGGCTCAGCCAACACCGCCTCGCCTTGGGTCTGATCCTCGGCCGCTTCGTTCGTGCGCCTTTTTCCAGCTTGCTCGCCATGATGGTCTTTGGCGTCACGCTCAGCTTGCCGCTTGGCCTTTATACGCTGATCGAAAACGTCAAGGCAGTTGCCGACAACGTCAGCCTGGAACCCCAGATCACCGTGTTCATGTCCGTTGGCGCCGATGCCGGCAGCACCCGACAAGTCGAGTCGCGACTGAAGGAACTCAATACCATCAAGCAATTCCGCTTCATCCCGCGCGACCGTGCTTTGCAGGAACTGCTGCAAAGCACGGGGCTGGTGGACGTAGCGGCGGGGCTGGAGCGGAACCCGCTGCCGGACGCTTTCGTGATCGAACCCAAAAACATCAATCCTGGTGAGCTTGAAAAGCTGCGCAAGGATCTAACCAAGTTACCTAAAGTAGACAAGGTATTGCTGGATACGGCCTGGGCAGAACGACTTAACGCCATGGTACGCCTTGGCCGCGATGTCACCCTGATTCTTGCCATCCTGCTCGGTTTTGCCCTGGTAGTGATTACCAGCAATACCATCCGTCTGCAAATTCTGTCACAGCGTGAAGAAATTGAGGTCAGCACGCTAATCGGCGCGACCGACGCTTTTATCCGCCGCCCCTTCCTCTACCATGGTGCGCTGCAGGGCTTGGGCGGTGGCATCGCTGCCTGGCTCATCGTCAGTCTTGGCCTGCAACTGCTCAATGTGGGCATAGCCGACCTAGCGAAACTCTACACCACCCAATTTCGCCTGCTTCCACTGGATTCGGTCGATATTCTCAGCCTGCTGCTGTTTTCCTCTCTGCTCGGCTGGCTCGGTGCGTTTCTGGCGGTAGGAAGGCATTTGCGCCGGATCGAGCCCAGAGCATAA
- the ftsY gene encoding signal recognition particle-docking protein FtsY has product MLSFFKSDKKADESLEQPQGWAARLKQGLAKTRDILNTPVSGLFAGGKIDEAFYEELETVLLSADVGVSATQYLLDDLRSRVKRDKLDDAAQLKQALRDGLQTLLTPLESPLSLSGHKPYVIMMTGVNGAGKTTTIGKLAKYFQAQGKSVLLAAGDTFRAAAREQLQVWGERNNVTVITQEGQDSAAVIFDAIQAARARGIDIVLADTAGRLPTQLHLMEELRKIKRVIAKAEPGAPHETILVLDANTGQNAIAQVKSFDDALQVSGLVLTKLDGTARGGVIAAIAKTRPIPVRFIGVGEQLDDLRPFVAKEFVEALFE; this is encoded by the coding sequence ATGCTAAGTTTCTTCAAATCCGACAAGAAAGCCGATGAAAGCCTGGAACAGCCCCAAGGCTGGGCGGCCAGACTGAAACAAGGGTTAGCCAAAACCCGGGACATCCTGAATACGCCGGTTTCCGGTCTGTTCGCCGGCGGCAAGATCGACGAGGCGTTTTACGAGGAGCTAGAAACCGTCCTGCTTTCCGCCGATGTCGGTGTCTCCGCCACCCAATACCTGCTCGATGACCTGAGAAGCCGCGTCAAGCGCGACAAGCTGGATGATGCGGCGCAACTCAAGCAGGCTTTGCGCGATGGCCTACAGACCTTGCTCACCCCGTTGGAGTCGCCGCTATCCCTGTCCGGCCACAAACCCTACGTCATCATGATGACAGGCGTTAACGGCGCCGGCAAAACCACCACCATCGGCAAGCTGGCCAAATATTTTCAGGCCCAGGGAAAATCGGTGTTGCTCGCCGCCGGCGACACCTTCCGCGCTGCAGCGCGCGAACAACTGCAGGTATGGGGAGAACGCAACAATGTCACGGTCATCACCCAGGAAGGCCAGGACTCCGCTGCCGTGATCTTCGACGCGATCCAGGCAGCGCGCGCGCGCGGCATCGACATCGTGCTGGCAGACACCGCCGGACGACTGCCCACCCAGTTGCACCTGATGGAAGAACTAAGAAAGATCAAGCGCGTCATCGCCAAGGCCGAACCGGGCGCACCCCACGAAACCATCCTGGTGCTCGACGCCAACACCGGCCAGAACGCCATCGCCCAGGTCAAATCCTTCGACGATGCACTACAGGTGTCCGGGCTGGTCCTGACCAAGCTCGACGGCACAGCCAGGGGCGGCGTCATCGCCGCTATCGCCAAGACCCGCCCGATCCCGGTGAGGTTCATCGGCGTCGGCGAGCAACTTGATGATCTGCGACCCTTTGTCGCCAAGGAATTTGTTGAGGCACTGTTTGAATGA
- the ftsE gene encoding cell division ATP-binding protein FtsE: MISFSQVYKRYPGGHEALKNLSFTIEAGEMAFITGPTGAGKSTLLKLVAAIEKPSSGSVVVSGQNIGKLRRSAVPYLRRNFGLVFQDHKLLYDRNVLENVILPLDIAGLPRAEGMKRARAALDKVKLLGLEKASPISLSGGEQQRLCVARAIVNRPTIVLADEPTGNLDAEYAGEIMEMFKSFNQVGVTLLIATHDESLITRYSSRVLHLKQGELS; the protein is encoded by the coding sequence ATGATTTCTTTCAGCCAGGTTTACAAACGCTACCCAGGCGGCCATGAGGCACTGAAAAACCTCAGCTTCACCATCGAAGCCGGCGAAATGGCCTTCATCACCGGGCCAACTGGCGCCGGCAAGAGTACCTTGCTGAAACTGGTGGCCGCAATCGAGAAACCCTCATCCGGCAGCGTGGTGGTAAGCGGCCAGAACATCGGCAAGCTGCGCCGCAGCGCCGTACCCTACCTGCGCCGAAACTTCGGCCTAGTCTTCCAGGATCACAAACTGCTCTATGACCGCAACGTGCTGGAAAACGTCATCCTGCCGCTGGATATTGCCGGCCTGCCTCGCGCCGAAGGCATGAAGCGCGCCCGCGCCGCACTCGACAAGGTGAAATTGCTGGGACTGGAAAAGGCGAGCCCGATTTCCCTTTCCGGTGGCGAACAGCAGCGCCTGTGCGTGGCTCGGGCGATCGTTAACCGCCCGACCATCGTGCTGGCCGACGAGCCTACCGGCAACCTTGACGCCGAATATGCCGGCGAAATCATGGAAATGTTCAAATCCTTCAACCAGGTTGGCGTCACGCTTTTGATCGCCACCCATGACGAATCGCTAATCACACGCTACAGCAGCCGGGTGTTACACCTGAAGCAGGGGGAGCTATCATGA
- a CDS encoding YfhL family 4Fe-4S dicluster ferredoxin gives MALMITDECINCDVCEPECPNGAITQGDEIYVIDPSLCTECVGHYDEPQCVSVCPVDCCILDPSQVESKEELQAKYEALQAKG, from the coding sequence ATGGCTCTGATGATTACCGATGAGTGCATCAACTGTGATGTGTGTGAACCTGAGTGCCCCAACGGTGCAATTACGCAGGGAGATGAAATCTACGTGATCGACCCTAGTCTGTGCACCGAGTGCGTGGGGCACTACGACGAGCCTCAGTGCGTCAGCGTCTGTCCGGTTGATTGCTGCATCCTCGATCCCAGCCAGGTGGAAAGCAAGGAAGAGCTGCAGGCCAAGTATGAGGCGCTACAAGCCAAGGGTTAA
- a CDS encoding PilZ domain-containing protein, translating into MIKTFLGKSFGSERAKEPSSGNTTQTRIDLDQIRTLIEFFPIGKKLRYYPEFQKEIVFDTFVIAYCVNGSFIYSGEAIDRDSQGYPTAFCAGENEERIPVSDLKLFQLLVPDTSDLEMKLDYHRRALIGRKRQFNKGNSISLISNAGAKGVSTVDTVVAKQIALPDGPYAHAQMVLLMPELDTLAVTDQRKKARAKICAPVAVSLPEGKLSGPCTIYDLSENAVRIRVRDRDTTMPVMPRGSEVILDIDLGEAKRHYTIKGSVIRSSPETCAIKLEGLFKDGRLRSFDPLDLLELKTGLLNYGA; encoded by the coding sequence GTGATAAAAACATTCCTTGGCAAATCCTTTGGCTCTGAGAGGGCTAAGGAGCCATCATCGGGAAACACCACCCAGACGAGGATCGACCTCGATCAGATCAGGACACTGATCGAATTTTTCCCGATCGGGAAAAAACTGCGCTATTACCCCGAGTTCCAGAAGGAAATTGTTTTCGACACATTTGTCATCGCCTACTGCGTGAATGGGAGTTTCATCTACTCCGGGGAAGCGATCGATCGCGACTCTCAAGGCTATCCGACGGCGTTCTGTGCAGGGGAAAACGAAGAGCGAATACCCGTTTCCGATCTCAAGCTGTTTCAGTTGCTCGTTCCGGACACGTCCGACCTTGAGATGAAGCTCGATTATCACCGGCGTGCGCTTATTGGCCGAAAACGGCAATTTAACAAGGGCAATTCCATTTCCCTGATATCCAATGCGGGTGCCAAGGGCGTGTCGACTGTAGATACCGTGGTGGCGAAGCAGATCGCACTGCCCGATGGCCCTTACGCGCATGCGCAAATGGTCTTGCTGATGCCGGAACTGGATACCCTGGCTGTTACCGATCAACGAAAGAAGGCTCGTGCGAAAATCTGTGCTCCGGTGGCGGTGTCTTTGCCGGAAGGGAAGTTATCCGGGCCCTGCACGATTTATGATTTATCCGAGAACGCTGTGCGTATCCGTGTGCGTGACCGCGATACAACGATGCCTGTGATGCCACGGGGTAGCGAAGTGATCCTTGACATCGATCTCGGTGAAGCGAAACGGCACTACACTATCAAAGGATCGGTAATCCGCAGCTCGCCGGAGACCTGCGCTATTAAGCTGGAGGGGCTGTTCAAGGACGGAAGGCTACGCAGCTTCGATCCGCTGGACCTTCTGGAGTTGAAGACTGGGTTGCTCAACTACGGCGCGTGA
- the rsmD gene encoding 16S rRNA (guanine(966)-N(2))-methyltransferase RsmD, with translation MVQQSKVRIIAGEWRGRLINFPQAEGLRPTPDRVRETLFNWLGQTLDGMTCLDLFAGSGALGFEALSRGAKRVVMVEQNPQALKALQENARKLGADRLDLVAGDGLKTLSREGKAFDVIFLDPPFHHGILPLLLPLLPDRLATDGFVYAETEQELEPGEGWEVWRNGRAGNVFYCLLKRKTEGPHGA, from the coding sequence TTGGTGCAGCAGAGCAAGGTCAGAATTATCGCCGGCGAATGGCGTGGCCGCCTGATCAATTTCCCGCAAGCAGAGGGTTTGCGCCCGACCCCGGATCGGGTGCGGGAAACTTTGTTCAACTGGCTGGGCCAAACATTGGACGGCATGACCTGTCTTGACCTGTTTGCCGGCAGTGGGGCGCTGGGGTTCGAAGCGCTTTCACGCGGGGCAAAACGGGTGGTGATGGTTGAACAGAACCCGCAGGCGCTGAAGGCCTTGCAGGAAAATGCGCGCAAACTCGGTGCGGATCGACTGGATCTGGTGGCGGGGGATGGGCTAAAAACTCTCTCCCGTGAAGGGAAAGCGTTCGATGTGATTTTTCTCGACCCACCTTTCCACCACGGAATTTTACCGTTATTATTGCCCCTTCTTCCGGACCGGCTCGCGACCGATGGTTTTGTTTACGCTGAAACCGAACAGGAGCTTGAGCCGGGTGAAGGATGGGAAGTCTGGCGCAACGGTCGGGCGGGTAATGTATTTTACTGTTTGCTGAAGCGAAAAACTGAAGGGCCCCATGGCGCTTAG